AAAAACTTCAAACCCCAGCTGGGCGTCAAGGCTCTGGACCTCCTGACGTCCCCTGATGTCGGGTTACTGAAGCTGGCCTCGCCTGAACTGGAAAGACTAATCATCCAGTCCTGCAGCGGGCTGACGACTCCCACTCCGACCCAGTTCGTCTGTCCCAAGAACATCACCGACGAGCAGGAAGGCTTTGCTGAAGGCTTTGTGAGGGCACTGGCTGAGCTGCACTACCAACAGCAGATCCCCGCTACACACCCTGACGCACAGACCGGCGCAGCCAACAGCATGGCATCCGGCGCTGCTGTGCCCGAGGGCGGCGGGGTTCCCTACAGCTGCACGGTGCGCGCGGAGCCGCCGGAATACACAAATCTCAGCACTTTAAACCGGGCTGTAGGCTCTGCGTCTGCACCTGCCGGCGAGAGACACCCACCTACAAGTTATGCAGCCGCCCCGTCCCACAACCACATGGACCTCCAGCTGGCTGCGGCGCAGCACCAGCGGCTACACGCGCTCAAAGAGGAACCCCAGACGGTGCCTGAGATGTCCGGCGACACCCCGCCGCTTTCTCCCATCGACATGGAGAGCCAGGAGCGCATCAAAGCAGAGAGGAAGCGCATGAGGAACAGGGTGGCCGCGTCCAAATGCCGGAAAAGGAAGCTTGAGAGGATCGCCCGGCTGGAGGACAGGGTCAAAAACCTGAAGAGCCAAAACACGGAGTTGGTTTCCTCTGCCAACGTCCTCCGGGACGAGCTGGCTCTACTCAAGCAAAAGGTCATGGACCACGTTAACAGTGGCTGCCAGCTCATTTTGACGCAGCAACTCCAAGCTTACTAGAGACTGCCAGAGGGAAAGAACCAAGGGACGATGCTTAGGGACCAAATGCAGCTTAAAGTGGCCTGATCAGCCTTTCAGGGAAGCCCCTGCGTCTCAGCGCATTTTCCACCAAAATACCAGCTCAGACTGACATGACACTTATAATTGGTCAGTATGATGAAACTGCAACAGAGAACAGAGGCCACCAAACCTATtgcacacagctcagtgaacccCTGCTCTAAATATGCATTTGATGTTACATATTTCTGGACATTTTCTCTTTgtaatttgttttcattttaaatttcacAGTCAAAGCAGGGTGTGAAGTGTTCATACCTTATCAATTTACGGTGGCCCGTGTAGTCCTGCAGTCCACAGAGAAGACAGTCAGTGTGGGATCCAGCAGATACACAAAGTGAACCGGGCTCTGCCCTGCAAATGTCACACTATATGTCTAGTAGCAATGTATGCAGACAGACGTGAGTCAAGCACTGAGTGTCCCGTGCACCAGCGACATGTACAAAGTAACACTAACAAAGAGTTCCACACCTTTAGGACTCAAATTGGTGTGTGTAGCGTTTTCTGACAAACTGCCTTACTTTCTTATGTTCATACGATTTTGTGATAGGTGTAACTGTTAGACCTGAAATAACACTTTGTAATAATATTTGTACGCAGTATTTTGAGCACTTAACTGTAAATATGACAAATAAAATGTTGGACACGCAcggtgtgtgtgcgagtgtttGTGGATGGTGCTCTGACAGTGTGTTACATTAAGTGTTTGTTATTGAAAGAACTGGGGCAGACGGGAGCTTGAGTCACCAGTGCAGTGAGGTGCTCGTAATGGTTGGCGAATCTACACGAACGCTGATTGGATGGCGAGGCTTCGGAAGTGCGCAGCAGGAAGCCAAATATGGCAAGAGGTCCCGAGTGCGCGCTGGGACGGGTGTGAGCGCATCTGAATCACCGTCCTCCCACTACTGCTGGTGACTCCTACAAGAAACCTAAGACGCAAAGGCAGATCTGTTTACACATTCGGAGAGAGCTGAAGTACAAAGAGACTTATTTCATATAtacaaaaaagatttttttttattttctgaacTACTTGTCGTATATAAATAAACGCTGTGTAGAAAATAAGTATAAATCTATATAAATtgaaacagtaaaacaaaagtACTGACAGGCAGGACCACTAACACTGACACAGGAAACTAATAAATGTTTTAGGAATAAATCAGACAACTTCAGCATGTTCATgagtccaacacacacaaacattgtaAACACACATGGGTGTTTTCATCTACTGTGTGACTGAGGAGCAGAAAGCTTTAGTTGCATCTCTGCTGCACCTGATAATGGAAACTGCTTTTAATGTCAAGGATCAAGTATTGTAATTTCTAATATTGTCATTTCATCTGTGCAGTACATTGTAACCTAGTCATGTGCACAATGCTTTATAGGTATGGGCTGTTCTGCACTCTTAAAGAGCATATCATATGACAACTGGAGCAAGATAAACTGAAGACCACTTAACCACTATCACCTAAATTCTGATGCTGTGCAACATGAGCTGAGCCTCAGTTTTCTCATAGCTGCTGGTACATGCTGAAATTAAACAATAGTTTTCCACCAATTTATCTTCTCACTATCAAACAAAAGAGCCAAAGTGATGGTTTTGCAGGCTAAAATGCAAGCTATTGGATGGGAGTGGAATAGATTGCCTACTCTGATTGCAGTACTATTGCTTTGTTTCATCTTGCTCCACTTATCTCtctgtgcagcacagatatgATTTACAGGCTCTTTAGTTTGTTGAACACAGCCCTCCCAATCTATTTCCACAAGGGACCGTTATTGTGTTTGGTTCCTGATGATATCCACAGTCCTGTGTCAGTGGTTCTCAGCTGACGAGCATGCCCTCTTTAGCGGCTAGTCGCTGTCTGTGGACGTGATCCTGTTCTAGCTCTTCATGGCTAGGGTGCCAGAGCCGTGACAGGATGCGCTCCATGTTAAGGGCATACATGGTGTGGGAGGGCATCACACCATGGTGAACCTGCATCAGATA
This sequence is a window from Parambassis ranga chromosome 17, fParRan2.1, whole genome shotgun sequence. Protein-coding genes within it:
- the LOC114450277 gene encoding transcription factor AP-1-like, which codes for MSRKMEATFYDEAVNASSSEHDGTAMYGFNPKTLKQTMTLNLNDPKNFKPQLGVKALDLLTSPDVGLLKLASPELERLIIQSCSGLTTPTPTQFVCPKNITDEQEGFAEGFVRALAELHYQQQIPATHPDAQTGAANSMASGAAVPEGGGVPYSCTVRAEPPEYTNLSTLNRAVGSASAPAGERHPPTSYAAAPSHNHMDLQLAAAQHQRLHALKEEPQTVPEMSGDTPPLSPIDMESQERIKAERKRMRNRVAASKCRKRKLERIARLEDRVKNLKSQNTELVSSANVLRDELALLKQKVMDHVNSGCQLILTQQLQAY